Part of the Salinimonas lutimaris genome, CCGTTGGCAAAGCCAATAATGCCCTGTTCTGTCAGCGGGGTATTGAAACACCGCGCCCGGCCAAATTTTTCCTGCAGATTGCTGGTGGCTCTGAAAACACCGCCGAAGTGGCCGACATCCTCACCAAACACCATCACGCGCTGGTCTTGCTCCATTACCGTGATCAGGGCACTGTTAATGGCCTGCAACAGATTCATCTTTGCCATTATTTTACTCTCCCTGAGGTTTTCGGATACTCACCAGGATACTTGCGAATATGCTGTTTGAGGTTATTAAGCTGTTCTTCCAGATGCCAGGGCACGTCGCTGTAAACATCACTGACGATGTCATCAATGGGATTAACCGGCACTTTCTCTGCTTCTTTTAAAGCTGCCAGTACCGCCTGACGGCTTTCCTCTATCAGTTGCTTGTTCGCCTTTTCGTCAAACCAGCCTTTTTGCTGAAGCCATTTAGCCATGCGCTGAATAGGATCTTTGGCCCGCCACTTGTCTTCTTCCTCTCGTGAACGGTAGCCGGTAGGATCATCTGAAGTAGAATGGGCAGCCAACCGGTACGTCATCGCCTCTATTAACACCGGACACTGCTCTTCCAGAGCAATTTTACGGGCCTGTTGGGTGGCCGCAAAAACCGCCAGCGGGTCGTTACCATCGACCCGGATAGTTTTAATACCGTAGCCCAGACCACGAGAAGCAATACCATCACCGGCAAACTGCTCATCGGCAGGGGTAGAAATGGCGTATCCATTATTGCGGCAGAAAAAGATTACCGGGCAGTTAAGCACCGCGGCCATGTTCAGACCGGCATGAAAATCACCTTCTGACGCCGCACCCTCACCAAAATAGCAAATAGTAATGGCTTCGTTTCCGGCCATTTTCTGACCATACGCGTAACCGGCAGCCTGCGGAATCTGTGTGCCCAGTGGTGAAGAAATGGTCATGAAGTTTAATGGTTTGTCGCCGTAATGAATGGGCATCTGACGCCCTTTGTTAGGATCTTTTTCATTACTGAACATCTGGTTCATAAACTGGGATGTGGTATAGCCACGATATGCCAGAGCACCCTGTTCGCGGTATTGCGACATGATCATATCGTGCTCACTCAGAGCAGCAGCACTGGCAACCGCGGCGGCTTCCTCGCCGGTTGAAGCCAGATAAAAGCTGATGCGTCCCTGACGCTGCGCGCCAATCATGCGCTCATCCAGAACCCGGATATATTCCATTGTGTCGTAAATCTTGCGGGCCGTGTCTTCGTTAAGCTCAGGCTCCCGGGCTTCGTTGTGCAGGGTGCCGTCCGGCTTAAGAATTTGCAGCATGGGTATATCGATCAGGCCATTTTCGATAATATGCACCTGATGCGTGGTGTTTACCCGTGCCAGATGATTTCTGTCTTGCACTTTGTATCCCTCTTGTTAAGTGAAGGTTAATTTTTACCACCATTTGTCTATGCTAGTTCAAAGCGCTTTGTGTTTTCTTGCTATTTTGCGGGTCTCAGTTCAGTCTGTCGAAATGGTCATCCTAGTCAGACAAGCCAAAACCATACAAACATCCTACATATTTAACGTTTTATTAAACTTACCTGCCAAAATGATTTTTCGTGTAGATATTTATACTTCCGACGCATTTATGTAACGGTAATTCTCACCAAGTTTTCATAAACTGTTCAGCTAAGTATTGCTAATATTAATAAAAAAGCGGTAGTTAAGCGTTAGCCGCACCAATTTAGTGGAGATTGTCGAGTGAATGCATCGGTTACCCGTATCAAAATGGGGGTTGTCAGCGCCCTGCTGCTAGGCAGCGTCAACGTGGCCGCCTCAACCCCGGCTGTTGTATCGGTAGACAAACAGGCAGCAACCAACTATCAGCGCATCACCTCGGCCCCAACGGCGCAACAATCCGGCTTGTATATTGTGCAGCTCGATGGTGAGCCGGTGTCTCGCCATGCCCGTCAGGTGAATGAAAAAAAGCAGCTGTCTTCAACCAGCGCACACCAGCGCAAACTTAATTTTGATGCTGAGCAAATAACCCAGTACCGCGATCAGCTCGATGCGCAGCAACAAACCATGACTGCCACTTTAACCCGCGAACTTGATGGGGTGCAAAGCGTTACGCGTTACCAGTATGCGGTGAACGCCCTGCTGGTGAAGGCCACCCCTGAACAGGCGGAGAAGATCGCCCGGATGCCCGGTGTCAAAAGGGTGCAGCCTGATTACAAGCGCTATCTGACGAGCGATACCGGTCCGGTACTTATTGGTGCACAAACTGCCTGGGACGGGGATACTGTCAACGCGCCACAAGGCGTGCTGGGTGAAGGTGTCACCGTGGCCGTGTTCGATACCGGTATCAACACTGATCATCCGTCGTTTGCTGATGTTGGCGATGATGGCTACAACCATACCAACCCGCTGGGCAGTGGTAACTATCTGGGAGACTGCGCTCGCGGCTTTGCCCAGTTATGTAATGACAAACTGATCGGTGTGGTCAGTTATTCTGATATTACCAGTTCCTATTCTGATGATGATGTATTTCCGGCCAACCTTGCCCGCAACGGTGAAGACTATAACGGCCATGGCTCACATGTCGCCGCTACCGCCGTCGGCAATATTTTATATGACGTAAAAGAAGTTTTCCCGGATGCAGAATCTGAGCAAAGTAGTGGCATTGAGTCCGGTTTTATCTATGACCGGATTTCCGGGGTGGCCCCGCACGCCAATATCGTGTCGTATCAGGTATGTTTACCCGGCGAGAGTGATGACACCTACAACGGCTGTTTTGATTCTGCGATTTTAAAAGCTATTGACGATGCTGTGGCCAGCGGTGTGGTGGATGTGATCAACTTTTCGGTGTCAGGGGGCGGCAACCCGTGGGAAGGCGCGGTCAATGATGCCTGGCTCAATGCCAACCAGGCTGGCATCTTCGTTGCCCACTCGGCCAGTAATGACGGCCCGCAGGCTTATACCACAGATAAACATGCGCCGTGGTTTACTGTGGTGGGCGCCAGCACCCATGGCCGTTTAATCGACTACGAAAAGCAACTGACTGATTTTAGCGGCGGGCTGACCTCACCGGGACCGATTACCGGTTCAAGTAACACCGGTGCAATTACTGCCGCTATTGTGTATGCCGGTGACTATGCCAACCCCAACAGCCCGGGAGACGATCCGGCGCAGTGTCTGGAACCCTATCCGGCCGGTACTTTTAATGGTCAGATTGTGGTCTGTGACCGGGGAGATATTGCCCGCATTCAGAAAGCCAAGAATGTGCAGGCCGGTGGTGCCGGCGGTTATGTCCTGGCCAATGTGGATGGCGGCGCCACCAACCTGGCTAACGATACGTACGTGATTCCCGGTATACACATCGAGGCCAGTGATGCGACCCGTCTGCGTAACTGGCTGGCGACCGGTAACGGACATACCGCCACAATCACTGCGGCTTCAGGTGGGGTGACCATTGATAATGACCAGGCTGATATCATGGCAGACTTCTCTGCCCGGGGGCCTAATTCCTCGGTCAGCACACTGACTCCGCATCTGACCGCTCCCGGCGTTGATATTTATGCAGCCTACGCTGATGAGCATTATGGCCATGACCAGACCGGCGCAGCGCCAGCAGATTATGCATACTTATCCGGTACCTCTATGGCCAGTCCTTTTGTGGCCGGTTCCGCGGCACTGGTTCTGGCCGCTCATCCTGACTGGACGCCTGATGAAGTGCGTTCAGCCCTGATGCTGACTGCCGTTACCGAAGTGCGCAAAGAAGATGAGCGCACCGCTGCAGACTGGTTCGATATGGGTGCCGGCAGAGTTCAGGTGGCCCAGGCTATTGATGCGGGCCTTATTATGAATGAGACCGCTGCCAATTACCGGGCAGCGAACCCACAGCTTGACGGCGAACCCCGCTCGCTGAATATGCCGGCGATTGTGGATGCCAACTGTTTTAATTCCTGTAGCTGGTCGCGCACCTTTACCGCCACCACCGCTGGCACTTTTACCACCTCAGCCAGCGCGCTGACCAGTGGCTTTGCCATTAGTGTCAGTCCGGCCAGCTTTACGCTGTCTGCCGGACAGCAGCAAACCGTGACGGTGACCATGGATGCCACCACTGTAGATAATGAACAATGGGGATTTGGCCAGCTGGATATTACCGGCCCAGGCAGCGATTTGCACATGCCACTGGCAGCTTATGCCAGCAATGGTACGGTACCCGGCACTTTGAATCTGGAAGCGCATCGTAACTACGACAGTTATCTGCTCCGCGATTTATTTTCAATCAGTGCGGCCGATCTGGTGTCTACCTCTTACGGTTTAACTGCCGCCACGGTCGCCGAGGGTACCCTGTTACAGGACAGCAGTAACAGCGATATTTTTGACGATACCAGCGATGGTATTTTCATCCAGCCTATTTCCGTCAGTGACGGTGATGTTCGCCTGGTGGCTGAGCTGACCGAGTCCAGTGCTGATGACATGGATTTATACCTGATGTATGACAGTAACGGTAACGGTGTAGCCGAAGAAAGCGAAGTGGTGGCCGAAAGTACGTCATTTAACTCATCTGAATACATCAGTCTGGATAAACCGCAGGCCGGACAATACTTTTTGTTTGTGCACAACTGGGCGGCTTCAGGCACCACCGCTGACCGTTTTGTACTTAACTATGCGGTGGTTGATAGTACCTCAGATGACTCAATGGTCATCAGCGGCTCTGATGCCACCAATTCTGGGGCTGATTTTAATCTGCGTATACAATGGGCCCTGCCAGATGCCCAGCGCGGCGATTACTACTACGGCGCATTTACATTAGGCAGTGATGGCGCCAGCCTGACCAAGGTGGATCTGGTACGGGCTCAGGATGATGTCTACCTGAGCTCGCCGTCACCGGGCCGGGTCGCCCCCGGCGATGACGCCACATTCAGTCTGAATGTCATCACCAATGACACTAACGAGGACAGGGTATATGCGATTGAGGCGGTGCTGCCAGATACCCTGACCCTGGATCGCAGCTCGGTGACCGGTGATGCGTTTGTCAGCGGCAATCAGATTAACTGGACGGTGTTACAGCCATCAGTCAAACAAACCAATGCGGGTTATGCCCTGACCACAGCAGCCACCGACACCACGTGTCGTGTCTATGCCAATAAACTGGATGGTAGTCAGCCGGGCGATTCTGCCTATTTACTGCCTGCCAGTGCGCATTACGCTACGGTGGGTATTGCTGCTCAGTACCTGGGCGATAGCTTCAGTCAGCTAACGCTCGCTAAAAATGGTTTTATCACATTTGGGGCTTCGCTCAATACCTCGACAGCGTCGGCCAGCCGCTTGTTATCACCGGCACAGCCTAACGGTGTGGCCGCGCCGTACTGGCAGACGCTGACAGCCACAGACACTAGTCAGGTATGGATTGAGCAGGCGACTTCGGGCGCTGTTGTGGCGGGTTGGGAAGATATGCGTACGGCTGATGCTGAGCCAGTAAGTGTGCGTATGTTGCTGCATGAAACAACCCGCACCGATATTCCGGCCATGGTATACAGTTACCAGCAGCTTCCACAAGCCAGTAAAGGCGCAGCCCTGGGCTATGAGTCGCTGCAGGGCGATGCCGGTGTGAGCCTGTCCGGGCACAGCCAGCCCCAGACGGGTGATGCGGTTTGCTATTACCTGCTTAATCAGACGCCGCAGGTGGTGGCAGATATCCAATTCACCGCTCAGGTGGCAGACAATGCCACACCGGGTACGTTTGATATAACCGTCACCTCACAGGTTACCAATATTGACGGCACCCGCGAAGAAACCGCTCAGCCATACACCGGATTGCAGATTGAGTCTGCCCCGAAGATTTCAATCGATGCCGGTGACAGTGCCACAGTAGGCAATGGTCAGCGGCAGATCTTCAGTGCCAGTGCCAGCGATGCCAACGGCGATACCTTACGGTATAGCTGGAGTGTCAGTGGTGGCAGCGGTGCCCGGCTGGAAAACGATGACACTACTTCGGTGACCTTTATTGCCCCGCAGGTCAGTGCAGCCACCCAATTCACGCTGACTGTAACCGTTACGGATGTTTATGGTAATACCGCTACAGACAGCATCATCGTGACGGTCAGCACCGAAACCAGTAGCGGTCTTGGCAGTAATCCTTCGGATGGCGGTGATTCTGGTGGCGGTGCTATAACATGGTGGGCTGTTGTTAGTCTGTTGTCTGTGGCCTGGTATCGCCGGCGCTACCGGATGAAGACTGGTTAATTCTGATCCGCCGGAATCCTGAATGACGGGCCTGCCGGCTGCCAGCTTGATGGCCGGTCGATGGGGGTGGCAGTAAAATGATGCCTCAGTGCCGGACGCAGCAACGCATGTAATGCTTGTGGCGCTGTGGTTGCGCGGTCAAGCCACAGTGCCAGGCTGCCGTCATGCTGGCTAAGCATCAAAGGGCTGGCTTTGGTATGAATTGAGCGCAGTGACGGATGGGGCGGCAGAGTGACGACCGAACAGGAATATTCAGTAAAAGGCCGGCCGGTTTCATCATATCCCTGCCACTGCCGGTAGAGCCCACCCATGGCCAGACTGTCATGCTCATCAACGGTCAGATCATGATAGATTTTTTGCTGTCCATTTTGCAGGGTTTCACCAAACCCCGCCGCCGGTATCACACAGCGCTGGTGACGATAGGCATGATACCCGGCGCTGCGCGGTGTGTTGAGTTTGTCATAACGGGTGTTAAATGAGGTGTACCGGGAGGGCCGAAAGCGACTGGCCTGTCCCTCGTTGTGTTTATCCAGCAGTAGCCACCAGATAGCGTTTTTCATCACCCGCTGCCCGTCGTCCTGTTCAAAAACAACAGACACCCGGTCAGTGGCCCGGATAAACCGGCTGAAACGCATGCCAGCCTGTGGCCACAGGTTAATGTCCAGCTGTTCACATAAAGCCTGCACACCGGGAGAATCAGTAACATTGAGTCGTCCGCACATCGCTTAAATTCTCCCGCTGGTTCAGGCTGTTATTGCCACATAATAGTTACTGCCCGCCTGACAACCGCTCCGGATTATCATCGCTGTTGCTATCATAATCCTGCGTGTCCATCTCATCACTATCTTCATCGCTATCATCTTCGAATCCAGCGTCATCATCGCGCAGGGCTTTACGGGTCAGATCGTCCGACAGACGTTTGCTGGGCTGAATACCCAGTTTACGAAACTGCTCTATCTGACGGATCAGATTGCCCCGACCGTTACTGAGTTTGCCCATGGCACCGTCAAAATGTTTCTGGGTCATATCCAGCGACTTACCGATTTTTTCCATATCAGCCACAAAACCGGCAAACTTGTCGTACAGGCGTGCAGCCTGAGTCGCAATATGCTGGGCATTCTGGTTTTGATACTCATACTGCCAGATATTATTAATAGTACGCAGAGCAACCAGCAAATTGGTTGGGCTGACCAGCATGATATTATGATTGAGCGCCAGTGATACCAGTTCTGGATCCTCTTCAATCGCCAGCAGGAAAGCTGGCTCAACCGGAATGAACATCAACACGTAATCCAGGGTTCTTAAGCCTTTTAAGTCCTGGTAATCCTTTGCGCCCAGCCCCTTAATGTGCCCGCGCAGAGAGTTGACATGCTCTTTGATCCAGCGCTCGCGCTCACTATCATCGGCGCTGTTAAAATAACGCTCGTAAGCGGCCAGACTAACCTTAGCATCAATCACCACATCTTTATCGTTCGGCAGGTGTACAACCACATCGGGCTGTTGCAGCTTACCGGCGTCAGAGCGCAGCGACACCTGGGTGTCGAATTCATGCCCTTCGCGCAGGCCAGACTCTTTTAAAATACGCTCGAGTATGACCTCACCCCAGTTGCCCTGGGTTTTATTATCGCCCTTTAGTGCCATGGTCAGGGCAGCAGCTTCCTGGGTAATTTTCTGGTTTAACTCTTTGAGCGACAGAATTTCGGTTTTCAGCGATGCCCGTTCCTGCCCTTCGCGGGTATACTGGTCGCTGACCTGACGCTTGAATCCCTCGATTTGTTCTTTCAGCGGGTTTAGCAGTGCATCCAGCCCGCTTTTGTTCATCTTGCTGAACGACTCGCTTTTTTCACTGAAGATTTTATTGGCCAGATTTTCGAACTGAGTTTGTAGCCGCTCTTCGGCGGAGGTCATCAGCTGGAGTTTTTCCTCGCTGGCTTTCTGCGCCTGTTCAAAGCTCGCCGCCTGTGACTGATGACGTGCGGTCAGGTTGGCGTATTCATTTTGTAAATCACGAAAATCGTCGCGCAACTCTTTATGGTCATCTTCCAGTCGTTGTAACTGCGCAGCCTGCTGTCCCAGCTCACCGATCTGAATCTGCGCCTGATACAAGCGCTCTTGCGCGGCCTGCAGGTCAGTATCACGCTCGCTGAGCTGACGCTCCAACAGTGCCGTGGTTGCTCGGGCCCGGCTGGCGGCTATGGCATAGCCAATCGCCCCTGCTACCGCAGCGGCGCCGCAGCTAATACCGGTAATAAGTGTGATGGTATCTGCCATAATCCGTATGTCGTTAGTGCATCAGCAGGTTATATTGCTTTTAAAACAACACACAACCTGCTGATAAATATGATTACAAACAAAAACGGGCGCCTCAGACGCCCGTTTTTCATCATGCCTTACAGCGATTATTTAGACAACTCGCTGTCCAGCTCTTCAATTTTGGCTTTCCAGATAGCCGGGCCGGTTTTATGAGCATTGGCGCCGGTGCTGTCCACCGCTACCGTTACGGGCATATCTTCGACTTCAAATTCGTAAATCGCTTCCATACCCAAATCCTCAAAAGCCACTACCCGTGACTTTTTAATGGCCTTGGATACCAGATATGCTGCGCCGCCCACAGCCATCAGATACACCGCTTTATGTTTGGCAATTGAGTCCACCGTGGCCGGGCCGCGTTCAGCTTTACCAATCATACCAATAAGACCGGTTTCCTCGAGCATCATGTCGGTAAATTTATCCATGCGGGTCGCTGTGGTCGGGCCAGCCGGGCCAACCACCTCATCACCGACCGCATCTACCGGACCAACGTAATAGATAAAGCGGTTGGTCAGGTCCACGCCTTCAGGCAGGCCTTCACCATTTTGCATCATCGTCTGAATACGTTTGTGCGCCGCATCACGACCGGTAAGCATCTTACCTGACAGCAATACGGTTTCACCCACTTTCCATTCCTGAATGTCTTCTTTAGTTACCTCATCCAGGTTTACACGACGGGTGTTTTCACTGACTTCCCAGGTGACTTCCGGCCATTCTTCCAGCTTCGGCGCTTTCAGTTCTGCCGGGCCGCTGCCATCCAGGTGGAAGTGGGCGTGACGGGTGGCCGCACAGTTTGGAATAAGCGCAATAGGCTTAGATGCCGCATGGGTCGGTACTGATTTGATTTTTACATCTACTACGGTGGTTAAACCACCCAGTCCCTGCGCACCAATACCCAGCTTATTGACCTTATCAAACAGCTCAAGACGCAGTTTTTCTTCGGTGGTCTCTGCGCCCCGCTCCATCAGCTCATGAATATCGACCGGGTCCATCAGACTTTCCTTGGCCAGCACGGCTGCTTTTTCTGCCGTACCGCCAATGCCTATACCCAGCATGCCGGGCGGACACCAGCCTGCCCCCATGGTTGGCAGGGTTTTTAATACCCATTCAACAATGTCATCGCTGGGGTTCAGCATCACCATTTTAGATTTGTTTTCAGAGCCGCCACCTTTGGCCGCGATCATCACTTCTACCTGCTCGCCCGGCACCATATCGATGTGAACCACAGCCGGAGAGTTGTCTTTGGTATTCTTACGGGCACCGGCAGGATCTGCTACAATCGATGCGCGTAAAGGGTTGTCTGAATTGGTGTAGGCGCGGCGTGTGCCTTCGTTGACCATTTCCTGAACGGTCATATCGGTTTTATCCCAGCTTACGCCCATACCGATTTTGACAAAACAGGTCACAATACCCGTGTCCTGACACAGCGGGCGTTTGCCTTCTGCTGACATCCGGGAATTAATCAGGATTTGCGCCATGGCGTCTTTGGCTGCCTGGCTCTGCTCTTTCTGGTAAGCTTTTTCTACAGCTTTTACATAATCCAGAGGGTGATAGTAAGAGATAAACTGTAAAGCATCTTCTATGCTATCAATAAAGTCTTGTTGACGGATAACGGTCATGGCGTCCTCTTTAAACTAGCCTTTACGTGGTGTGCTTGTTAAAAAAGCGTATACTAGCGCATCTGACGGGTACGCACCATCGAAAACCTCTGATATATCAGTGCGTTTTTTCAGCAGCGGCATACACTCGCAGGTGTCTTGCCAGTATAGCGAATTTAATTCATATGATGTGCCTTTTGCGGGCAATGATGACAGTATTACGATGACACAACAAACCACCTCCTGCCATATTCTTATTGAACCCCTGAGTCCTTCACAATGGGGCGACCTGTCTACCCTGTTTTCACAGATTGAATACCAGCCTTATGCCATGCTGTTTGACAGTGCCGGCAGTGCCGCAGGACGGTATCACATGATGATGTGGGCGCCCCGCTA contains:
- a CDS encoding thiamine pyrophosphate-dependent dehydrogenase E1 component subunit alpha — translated: MQDRNHLARVNTTHQVHIIENGLIDIPMLQILKPDGTLHNEAREPELNEDTARKIYDTMEYIRVLDERMIGAQRQGRISFYLASTGEEAAAVASAAALSEHDMIMSQYREQGALAYRGYTTSQFMNQMFSNEKDPNKGRQMPIHYGDKPLNFMTISSPLGTQIPQAAGYAYGQKMAGNEAITICYFGEGAASEGDFHAGLNMAAVLNCPVIFFCRNNGYAISTPADEQFAGDGIASRGLGYGIKTIRVDGNDPLAVFAATQQARKIALEEQCPVLIEAMTYRLAAHSTSDDPTGYRSREEEDKWRAKDPIQRMAKWLQQKGWFDEKANKQLIEESRQAVLAALKEAEKVPVNPIDDIVSDVYSDVPWHLEEQLNNLKQHIRKYPGEYPKTSGRVK
- a CDS encoding S8 family serine peptidase, which encodes MNASVTRIKMGVVSALLLGSVNVAASTPAVVSVDKQAATNYQRITSAPTAQQSGLYIVQLDGEPVSRHARQVNEKKQLSSTSAHQRKLNFDAEQITQYRDQLDAQQQTMTATLTRELDGVQSVTRYQYAVNALLVKATPEQAEKIARMPGVKRVQPDYKRYLTSDTGPVLIGAQTAWDGDTVNAPQGVLGEGVTVAVFDTGINTDHPSFADVGDDGYNHTNPLGSGNYLGDCARGFAQLCNDKLIGVVSYSDITSSYSDDDVFPANLARNGEDYNGHGSHVAATAVGNILYDVKEVFPDAESEQSSGIESGFIYDRISGVAPHANIVSYQVCLPGESDDTYNGCFDSAILKAIDDAVASGVVDVINFSVSGGGNPWEGAVNDAWLNANQAGIFVAHSASNDGPQAYTTDKHAPWFTVVGASTHGRLIDYEKQLTDFSGGLTSPGPITGSSNTGAITAAIVYAGDYANPNSPGDDPAQCLEPYPAGTFNGQIVVCDRGDIARIQKAKNVQAGGAGGYVLANVDGGATNLANDTYVIPGIHIEASDATRLRNWLATGNGHTATITAASGGVTIDNDQADIMADFSARGPNSSVSTLTPHLTAPGVDIYAAYADEHYGHDQTGAAPADYAYLSGTSMASPFVAGSAALVLAAHPDWTPDEVRSALMLTAVTEVRKEDERTAADWFDMGAGRVQVAQAIDAGLIMNETAANYRAANPQLDGEPRSLNMPAIVDANCFNSCSWSRTFTATTAGTFTTSASALTSGFAISVSPASFTLSAGQQQTVTVTMDATTVDNEQWGFGQLDITGPGSDLHMPLAAYASNGTVPGTLNLEAHRNYDSYLLRDLFSISAADLVSTSYGLTAATVAEGTLLQDSSNSDIFDDTSDGIFIQPISVSDGDVRLVAELTESSADDMDLYLMYDSNGNGVAEESEVVAESTSFNSSEYISLDKPQAGQYFLFVHNWAASGTTADRFVLNYAVVDSTSDDSMVISGSDATNSGADFNLRIQWALPDAQRGDYYYGAFTLGSDGASLTKVDLVRAQDDVYLSSPSPGRVAPGDDATFSLNVITNDTNEDRVYAIEAVLPDTLTLDRSSVTGDAFVSGNQINWTVLQPSVKQTNAGYALTTAATDTTCRVYANKLDGSQPGDSAYLLPASAHYATVGIAAQYLGDSFSQLTLAKNGFITFGASLNTSTASASRLLSPAQPNGVAAPYWQTLTATDTSQVWIEQATSGAVVAGWEDMRTADAEPVSVRMLLHETTRTDIPAMVYSYQQLPQASKGAALGYESLQGDAGVSLSGHSQPQTGDAVCYYLLNQTPQVVADIQFTAQVADNATPGTFDITVTSQVTNIDGTREETAQPYTGLQIESAPKISIDAGDSATVGNGQRQIFSASASDANGDTLRYSWSVSGGSGARLENDDTTSVTFIAPQVSAATQFTLTVTVTDVYGNTATDSIIVTVSTETSSGLGSNPSDGGDSGGGAITWWAVVSLLSVAWYRRRYRMKTG
- a CDS encoding SOS response-associated peptidase family protein; the protein is MCGRLNVTDSPGVQALCEQLDINLWPQAGMRFSRFIRATDRVSVVFEQDDGQRVMKNAIWWLLLDKHNEGQASRFRPSRYTSFNTRYDKLNTPRSAGYHAYRHQRCVIPAAGFGETLQNGQQKIYHDLTVDEHDSLAMGGLYRQWQGYDETGRPFTEYSCSVVTLPPHPSLRSIHTKASPLMLSQHDGSLALWLDRATTAPQALHALLRPALRHHFTATPIDRPSSWQPAGPSFRIPADQN
- the rmuC gene encoding DNA recombination protein RmuC, whose protein sequence is MADTITLITGISCGAAAVAGAIGYAIAASRARATTALLERQLSERDTDLQAAQERLYQAQIQIGELGQQAAQLQRLEDDHKELRDDFRDLQNEYANLTARHQSQAASFEQAQKASEEKLQLMTSAEERLQTQFENLANKIFSEKSESFSKMNKSGLDALLNPLKEQIEGFKRQVSDQYTREGQERASLKTEILSLKELNQKITQEAAALTMALKGDNKTQGNWGEVILERILKESGLREGHEFDTQVSLRSDAGKLQQPDVVVHLPNDKDVVIDAKVSLAAYERYFNSADDSERERWIKEHVNSLRGHIKGLGAKDYQDLKGLRTLDYVLMFIPVEPAFLLAIEEDPELVSLALNHNIMLVSPTNLLVALRTINNIWQYEYQNQNAQHIATQAARLYDKFAGFVADMEKIGKSLDMTQKHFDGAMGKLSNGRGNLIRQIEQFRKLGIQPSKRLSDDLTRKALRDDDAGFEDDSDEDSDEMDTQDYDSNSDDNPERLSGGQ
- a CDS encoding fumarate hydratase; the encoded protein is MTVIRQQDFIDSIEDALQFISYYHPLDYVKAVEKAYQKEQSQAAKDAMAQILINSRMSAEGKRPLCQDTGIVTCFVKIGMGVSWDKTDMTVQEMVNEGTRRAYTNSDNPLRASIVADPAGARKNTKDNSPAVVHIDMVPGEQVEVMIAAKGGGSENKSKMVMLNPSDDIVEWVLKTLPTMGAGWCPPGMLGIGIGGTAEKAAVLAKESLMDPVDIHELMERGAETTEEKLRLELFDKVNKLGIGAQGLGGLTTVVDVKIKSVPTHAASKPIALIPNCAATRHAHFHLDGSGPAELKAPKLEEWPEVTWEVSENTRRVNLDEVTKEDIQEWKVGETVLLSGKMLTGRDAAHKRIQTMMQNGEGLPEGVDLTNRFIYYVGPVDAVGDEVVGPAGPTTATRMDKFTDMMLEETGLIGMIGKAERGPATVDSIAKHKAVYLMAVGGAAYLVSKAIKKSRVVAFEDLGMEAIYEFEVEDMPVTVAVDSTGANAHKTGPAIWKAKIEELDSELSK